In Halostella litorea, a single window of DNA contains:
- a CDS encoding DUF5793 family protein has translation MRRDYFTLDVSDVDWVDEGGDPAKPTVRIDFEGPASTLEEQLTGADGEFLDADGTDVALRLQSAIDDPDATGVVSVTNRVTGDFILELNEDADDVLAFIRAARRYGEEAADDDGRYEVRIYVDGEELVVYDKRTFLVYNREGNLLRQHSLIPSGVEL, from the coding sequence ATGAGGCGCGACTACTTCACGCTTGACGTGAGCGACGTTGACTGGGTCGACGAGGGCGGGGACCCGGCGAAGCCGACCGTACGGATCGATTTCGAGGGACCGGCGTCCACGCTCGAGGAGCAGTTGACAGGCGCGGACGGGGAGTTCCTCGACGCGGACGGCACGGACGTCGCGTTGCGCCTCCAGTCTGCGATCGACGACCCGGACGCGACGGGCGTCGTCAGCGTCACCAACCGGGTGACGGGCGATTTCATCCTCGAACTGAACGAGGACGCCGACGACGTGCTCGCGTTCATCCGCGCGGCCAGACGCTACGGCGAGGAGGCCGCCGACGACGACGGCCGGTACGAGGTCCGGATCTACGTCGACGGCGAGGAGCTGGTCGTCTACGACAAGCGGACCTTCCTCGTGTACAACAGGGAGGGGAACCTGCTCAGACAGCACAGCCTCATCCCGAGCGGCGTCGAACTCTAG
- a CDS encoding type II/IV secretion system ATPase subunit: MAGDPEHRRDRTGADTSDDPQDDADDSADPDPGNDGREPADAAEREGREPPDSGPRDEPARSDEPHGVADAVHGAPSTPETEAESDSTFDALRRRIRRAVEMLRGSTISPENYDPSRHGRIVTFDGIDGHEEVDRYWVNAPFAFVSILFDPEENKHLYHVVEPELDTDEYALLEALFEDIRDPLIYRQDVNESNVEAVLAEELREHLERYGADVDMRTFHTLFYYLYRAFRGFNKIDPIMRDAHIEDVSCDGYDLPLFVYHDEYTDIETNVSFERDELDNFVVRLAQHSGRHISVGDPMVETTLPDGSRAELALGEEVTPRGSAFTIRKYADEPFTPVDLLEYGTFNVDQMAYLWLAIENNKSLVFAGGTASGKTTSMNAISMFIPPRSKVLTIEDTRELTLYHDNWLSSVTRDRLSEGNDITMYDLLRSALRHRPEYIVVGEVRGEEAITLFQAMNTGHTTYSTMHADSVRTVINRLENEPINVPRAMVQSLDVLCVQTLTRFEGERVRRNKTIAEIEGIDQRTGELDYSTAFTWDPSDDTFSRGDSKLLDEIRDDNGWNQSELLRELQRRREFLRFLWDNGVTDYRRFTAMINDYYSDPEAAMDSIEGDGDPLETEPATD, encoded by the coding sequence ATGGCAGGGGACCCGGAGCACCGACGGGATCGAACGGGGGCGGACACGTCCGATGACCCGCAGGACGACGCCGACGACAGCGCCGACCCCGACCCCGGAAACGACGGCCGGGAACCGGCCGACGCCGCCGAGCGGGAGGGCAGGGAGCCGCCGGATTCCGGCCCGCGCGACGAACCGGCGCGGTCCGACGAACCGCACGGCGTCGCCGACGCCGTCCACGGAGCGCCGTCCACCCCGGAGACGGAGGCCGAGTCGGACTCCACGTTCGACGCACTCAGACGGCGGATCCGGCGGGCGGTCGAGATGCTCCGGGGGTCGACTATCTCCCCGGAGAACTACGACCCGTCGCGGCACGGTCGGATCGTCACGTTCGACGGGATTGACGGCCACGAGGAGGTCGATCGGTACTGGGTGAACGCCCCCTTCGCGTTCGTGTCGATCCTCTTCGACCCCGAGGAGAACAAACACCTGTACCACGTCGTCGAGCCGGAACTCGACACCGACGAGTACGCACTGCTCGAGGCGCTGTTCGAGGACATCCGCGACCCGCTCATCTACCGGCAGGACGTCAACGAGTCGAACGTGGAGGCGGTGCTCGCCGAGGAGCTCCGCGAACACCTCGAACGCTACGGCGCGGATGTCGACATGCGGACCTTCCATACGCTGTTTTACTACCTCTACCGGGCGTTCCGCGGGTTCAACAAGATCGACCCGATCATGCGGGACGCGCACATCGAGGACGTCTCCTGTGACGGGTACGACCTGCCCCTGTTCGTCTACCACGACGAGTACACCGACATCGAGACGAACGTCTCCTTCGAGCGCGACGAACTCGACAACTTCGTCGTCCGGCTGGCCCAACACTCCGGCCGCCACATTTCGGTCGGCGACCCCATGGTCGAGACGACGCTCCCGGACGGGAGCCGCGCCGAACTCGCGCTCGGCGAGGAGGTGACGCCCCGCGGGTCCGCGTTTACCATCCGGAAGTACGCCGACGAGCCGTTCACGCCGGTCGACCTGCTGGAGTACGGCACGTTCAACGTCGACCAGATGGCGTACCTCTGGCTGGCCATCGAGAACAACAAGAGCCTCGTGTTCGCCGGCGGGACGGCGTCGGGCAAGACCACGTCGATGAACGCCATCTCGATGTTCATCCCGCCGCGGTCGAAGGTGCTGACCATCGAGGACACCCGCGAACTGACGCTGTACCACGACAACTGGCTCTCTAGCGTCACCCGCGACCGCCTCTCGGAGGGCAACGACATCACGATGTACGACCTCCTGCGGTCCGCGCTGCGCCACCGCCCCGAGTACATCGTCGTCGGCGAGGTCCGCGGCGAGGAGGCGATCACGCTGTTCCAGGCGATGAACACCGGCCACACCACCTACTCGACGATGCACGCCGACAGCGTCCGCACCGTCATCAACCGCCTGGAGAACGAGCCGATCAACGTCCCGCGGGCGATGGTCCAGAGCCTTGACGTGCTCTGCGTCCAGACGCTCACCCGGTTCGAGGGCGAGCGCGTCCGCCGCAACAAGACGATAGCCGAGATAGAGGGCATCGACCAGCGCACAGGCGAACTCGACTACTCGACGGCCTTCACGTGGGACCCGAGCGACGACACCTTCTCGCGGGGCGACAGCAAGTTGCTCGACGAGATCCGCGACGACAACGGGTGGAACCAGTCGGAGCTGTTGCGCGAACTGCAGCGCCGCCGCGAGTTCCTCCGGTTCCTCTGGGACAACGGCGTGACCGACTACCGCCGCTTCACCGCGATGATAAACGACTACTACTCGGACCCCGAGGCGGCGATGGACTCGATCGAGGGGGACGGCGACCCGCTCGAAACCGAGCCGGCCACCGACTGA
- a CDS encoding type II secretion system F family protein, whose product MALVNYLPLVVAVVVLLPVALAPVSVRADRVVTRFAMVTFGDYVDDRGRKRARRSRLLRAAQLPTTYRIYAAKTLFFATLVALAGSVLATYVIWGVLTLLAVDPATIRETLPEQLSVLAGVGGVTSVSPTQLLVLLLAAGLTLGTVGGLTTYWLRWWYPANRAEGRADRIDVTMPQMVAFVYALSRSGMPFPKVMRILSENRNVYGEAADEMRVAVRNVELFGMDMITALTTMSRRSPSDDFKEFGENLVSVLQSGRSLSEFLRQQYEQYQDEAEAQQEQLLNLLATIAEAYVTVLVAGPLFLITILVVIGITVSDTLPLLRVVVYVLLPVGNIAFVLYLGSVMGSYTGTVRRTDADDVGQPIPDVRRAGPARSDGGRPGGDHPNVERLRAHRRFRWVRNRLGQPVQTVLDDPTTLLWVTVPIAVVVTALRFPSSMVDGRVTAAGLDDLLIQAALFVIGSFALAYEVHKRRIEAIEASIPDFLDRLASVNEAGMTVVESLNRVRSGELGALNRELDRIWADIQWGADVDAALRRFEGRMRTPTVSRVVTLITQAMNASGDLSTVLRITASQAKADRRLKRERRQEMLTYVVVVYVSFGVFLIIIAALNNVLIPNLPEGSIVANDTPSQIRNMESLQTVGNLGSLNEAAYTLVFFHTTVIHGVCSGFVAGQMSGGRIRDGAKHAAILLALAYGAFLVM is encoded by the coding sequence ATGGCGCTCGTCAACTACCTCCCGCTGGTCGTCGCCGTCGTCGTCCTGCTGCCGGTCGCGCTCGCGCCGGTCAGCGTCCGGGCGGACCGCGTCGTCACCCGGTTCGCCATGGTCACGTTCGGCGACTACGTGGACGACAGGGGCCGAAAGCGGGCGCGGCGAAGCCGCCTGCTCCGCGCGGCGCAACTGCCGACGACGTACCGCATCTACGCGGCGAAGACGCTGTTTTTCGCCACCCTGGTCGCGCTTGCCGGGAGCGTGCTCGCGACGTACGTCATCTGGGGGGTGCTCACGCTGCTCGCTGTGGACCCGGCGACGATCCGGGAGACGCTGCCCGAACAGCTCTCCGTCCTCGCCGGCGTCGGCGGCGTGACGAGCGTGTCGCCGACCCAGCTCCTCGTGCTCCTGCTCGCCGCCGGCCTGACGCTTGGTACCGTCGGCGGGCTGACGACCTACTGGCTCCGCTGGTGGTATCCGGCGAACCGAGCCGAGGGCCGCGCCGACCGGATCGACGTGACGATGCCACAGATGGTGGCGTTCGTGTACGCGCTCTCCCGGAGCGGGATGCCGTTCCCGAAGGTGATGCGTATCCTCTCGGAGAACCGCAACGTGTACGGCGAGGCGGCCGACGAGATGCGGGTCGCCGTCCGCAACGTCGAGCTGTTCGGCATGGACATGATAACGGCGCTGACGACGATGAGCCGCCGATCGCCCAGCGACGACTTCAAGGAGTTCGGCGAGAACCTCGTCAGCGTCCTCCAGAGCGGGCGGAGCCTCTCGGAGTTCCTCCGCCAGCAGTACGAGCAGTACCAGGACGAGGCCGAGGCCCAGCAGGAGCAACTGCTCAACCTCCTGGCGACGATAGCCGAGGCGTACGTCACCGTGCTGGTCGCGGGGCCGCTCTTTCTCATCACCATCCTCGTGGTCATCGGCATCACGGTCAGCGACACGCTCCCCCTGTTGCGGGTCGTGGTGTACGTCCTGCTGCCGGTCGGCAACATTGCGTTCGTGCTTTATCTGGGCTCGGTGATGGGGTCGTACACGGGGACCGTTCGCCGGACCGACGCCGACGACGTGGGCCAGCCGATCCCCGACGTCCGCCGCGCCGGACCGGCCCGTTCCGACGGCGGCCGGCCCGGCGGGGACCACCCGAACGTCGAGCGGCTCCGGGCCCATCGCCGGTTCCGCTGGGTTCGGAACCGGCTCGGCCAGCCCGTCCAGACGGTGCTCGACGACCCCACGACGCTGCTATGGGTCACCGTTCCGATCGCGGTGGTCGTGACGGCGCTCCGGTTCCCGTCGTCGATGGTCGACGGGCGGGTCACCGCCGCCGGCCTCGACGACCTACTGATCCAGGCGGCGCTTTTCGTCATCGGCTCGTTTGCCCTCGCCTACGAGGTGCACAAGCGACGCATCGAGGCCATCGAGGCGTCGATCCCCGACTTCCTCGACCGACTGGCGAGCGTCAACGAGGCGGGGATGACAGTCGTCGAGAGCCTGAACCGCGTCCGGAGCGGCGAACTCGGGGCGTTGAACCGCGAACTCGACCGCATCTGGGCGGACATCCAGTGGGGCGCCGACGTCGACGCCGCGCTCCGGCGGTTCGAAGGGCGGATGCGGACCCCGACCGTCTCGCGGGTGGTCACGCTCATCACGCAGGCGATGAACGCCAGCGGCGACCTCTCGACCGTGCTCCGCATCACCGCCTCGCAGGCCAAGGCCGACCGCCGCCTCAAGCGCGAACGGCGACAGGAGATGCTGACGTACGTCGTCGTCGTGTACGTCTCCTTCGGCGTGTTCCTCATCATCATCGCGGCGCTGAACAACGTCCTCATCCCGAACCTCCCGGAGGGGAGCATCGTGGCGAACGACACGCCGAGCCAGATACGGAACATGGAGTCGCTCCAGACCGTGGGGAACCTCGGCAGCCTGAACGAGGCGGCGTACACGCTCGTGTTCTTCCACACGACGGTTATCCACGGGGTCTGCTCGGGGTTCGTCGCCGGGCAGATGAGCGGCGGCCGGATCCGCGACGGGGCGAAACACGCCGCCATCCTGCTCGCGCTGGCGTACGGCGCCTTCCTCGTCATGTGA
- a CDS encoding class I SAM-dependent methyltransferase — MDRDPAAVRDTYDRIAGHFAKTREYPWPEVESFLDDAPAGGVALDLGCGNGRHAELLAEQADRVVGADVSRGLLETARDRAAERGFPVDLLQCDAAAVPLADDAVAVAVYVATLHHLPDRAARIASLDELARVLAADGVALVSAWSTAHDRFDADEGFDTTVDWTLPDGETVPRFYHVYSPAEFEADLRDSDLTVREAFVSSGNCYAAVEPAPAGD; from the coding sequence ATGGACCGCGACCCCGCCGCCGTGCGGGACACGTACGACCGCATCGCCGGCCACTTCGCGAAGACCCGCGAGTACCCCTGGCCGGAGGTCGAGTCCTTCCTCGACGACGCGCCCGCGGGCGGCGTGGCCCTCGATCTGGGCTGTGGCAACGGCCGCCACGCCGAACTGCTGGCCGAGCAGGCCGACCGGGTCGTCGGCGCGGACGTGAGCCGCGGGCTGCTGGAGACGGCCCGCGACCGCGCCGCCGAGCGCGGGTTCCCCGTCGACCTCCTGCAGTGCGACGCCGCCGCCGTTCCGCTCGCCGACGACGCCGTCGCCGTCGCGGTGTACGTCGCCACGCTCCACCACCTCCCCGACCGCGCGGCCCGCATCGCGAGCCTGGACGAACTCGCCCGCGTCCTCGCCGCGGACGGCGTCGCGCTCGTCAGCGCATGGAGCACGGCCCACGACCGCTTCGACGCCGACGAGGGGTTCGACACCACCGTCGACTGGACGCTCCCCGACGGCGAGACGGTCCCGCGGTTCTACCACGTGTACTCGCCGGCGGAGTTCGAGGCGGACCTGCGCGACAGCGACCTGACGGTCCGGGAGGCGTTCGTCTCCAGCGGCAACTGCTACGCCGCCGTCGAACCCGCGCCCGCCGGCGACTGA
- a CDS encoding nucleoside phosphorylase encodes MPGDSEDPNEDVQYHLEVSAEDMADAVLLPGNPERVDKITALWDDHEERAYHREYRTATGTYEGAPISVTSTGIGSPSAAIAVEELARVGVDTFIRVGSCGAIQPEASVGDLIITTGAVRQEGTTDEYVREDYPANANHEVVSALVAAAERLGYDYHTGITTSTDSFYAGQGRPGFEGFEAAGSDELVENLKEVNVTNLEMEASAILTLANIYGLRAGAVCSVYANRETGEFRTEGESRAAETASLAVKLLAKMDEKKAEAGVDEWHAGLSLD; translated from the coding sequence ATGCCCGGAGACAGCGAGGACCCCAACGAGGACGTGCAGTACCACCTCGAAGTCAGCGCGGAGGACATGGCCGACGCCGTCCTGTTGCCCGGCAACCCCGAGCGCGTCGACAAGATCACGGCGCTGTGGGACGACCACGAGGAGCGAGCGTACCACCGCGAGTACCGCACCGCGACCGGGACGTACGAGGGCGCGCCGATCAGCGTCACCTCCACGGGGATCGGCTCGCCGTCGGCGGCCATCGCCGTCGAGGAACTGGCCCGCGTCGGCGTCGACACGTTCATCCGCGTCGGCTCCTGCGGGGCGATCCAGCCGGAGGCGTCCGTCGGCGACCTGATCATCACCACCGGCGCGGTGCGACAGGAGGGGACCACCGACGAGTACGTCCGCGAGGACTACCCGGCGAACGCGAACCACGAAGTCGTCTCGGCGCTGGTCGCCGCCGCGGAGCGGCTTGGCTACGACTACCACACCGGGATCACGACGAGCACCGACAGCTTCTACGCCGGCCAGGGCCGCCCCGGCTTCGAGGGGTTCGAGGCCGCCGGCAGCGACGAACTCGTGGAGAACCTGAAGGAGGTGAACGTGACGAACCTGGAGATGGAGGCAAGCGCCATCCTCACGCTCGCGAACATCTACGGCCTGCGCGCCGGCGCGGTCTGTTCCGTCTACGCCAACCGCGAGACCGGCGAGTTCCGCACGGAGGGCGAAAGCCGCGCCGCCGAGACGGCGTCGCTCGCCGTCAAACTGCTGGCGAAGATGGACGAGAAGAAGGCCGAGGCCGGCGTCGACGAGTGGCACGCCGGGCTGAGCCTGGACTGA
- a CDS encoding NAD(P)/FAD-dependent oxidoreductase, translating into MPAKVVVLGAGYAGAGAIQQLEDELGNSAELTWVSDTDYHLVLHESHRCIRDPTVQENITIPVEEIKSPTTRFVEDEVVDVDVDDRTVELAGGDEIDYDYVLVALGSQTAYYGIDGMAENSLTLKSLDDALEIHERVKSAARDATRNDPAQVVVGGAGLSGIQSAGEIAEFRDEHQAPIDIYLVEALEEIFPGNDPEVQGALRKRLQEADIEILTDDPIVEAGEDAIYFDEGEPLEYDVFLWTGGITGRDALDGAELEKEHNRVNAEATFETSDERVFAIGDSAIIEQNDQPAPPTAQAAWQAAEVAGENVARAVEGRPLKTWTHKDKGTVISVGDEAVAHDVMMLPLNTFGSFPAETLKKAIAARWIADISSYGRALKAWSDL; encoded by the coding sequence ATGCCAGCCAAGGTTGTCGTGCTCGGCGCGGGCTATGCCGGCGCCGGCGCGATACAGCAGCTCGAAGACGAGCTCGGCAACTCCGCCGAGCTGACGTGGGTGTCGGACACCGACTACCACCTCGTGCTCCACGAGTCCCACCGCTGCATCCGGGACCCGACGGTCCAGGAGAACATCACGATCCCCGTCGAGGAGATCAAGTCCCCGACGACCCGCTTCGTCGAGGACGAGGTCGTGGACGTGGACGTCGACGACCGGACGGTCGAACTGGCCGGCGGCGACGAGATCGACTACGACTACGTCCTCGTCGCGCTGGGCAGCCAGACCGCCTACTACGGCATCGACGGGATGGCAGAGAACTCGCTCACCCTCAAGAGCCTCGACGACGCCCTGGAGATCCACGAGCGAGTCAAGTCCGCCGCCCGGGACGCCACCCGCAACGACCCCGCGCAGGTCGTCGTCGGCGGCGCCGGCCTGTCGGGCATCCAGAGTGCCGGCGAGATCGCCGAGTTCCGCGACGAGCACCAAGCCCCCATCGACATCTACCTCGTGGAAGCCTTAGAGGAGATCTTCCCCGGTAACGACCCCGAAGTGCAGGGCGCGCTCCGCAAGCGCCTTCAGGAGGCCGACATCGAGATCCTCACCGACGACCCCATCGTGGAGGCCGGCGAGGACGCCATCTACTTCGACGAGGGCGAGCCTCTGGAGTACGACGTGTTCCTCTGGACCGGCGGCATCACCGGCCGCGACGCGCTGGACGGCGCGGAACTGGAGAAGGAACACAACCGCGTCAACGCCGAGGCCACCTTCGAGACCAGCGACGAGCGCGTGTTCGCCATCGGCGACTCCGCGATAATCGAGCAGAACGACCAGCCCGCACCGCCGACCGCGCAGGCCGCCTGGCAGGCCGCCGAGGTCGCCGGCGAGAACGTCGCCCGCGCCGTCGAGGGCCGCCCGCTGAAGACCTGGACCCACAAGGACAAGGGGACGGTCATCTCCGTCGGCGACGAGGCGGTCGCCCACGACGTGATGATGCTCCCGCTCAACACGTTCGGCTCGTTCCCCGCCGAGACGCTGAAGAAGGCCATCGCCGCCCGCTGGATCGCCGACATCTCGTCGTACGGCCGCGCCCTGAAGGCGTGGTCCGATCTCTAG
- a CDS encoding Rrf2 family transcriptional regulator: protein MSSIELTPSQKTILNALINLHRETEDAVKGEDIAEEVDRNPGTIRNQMQSLKALQLVEGVPGPKGGYKPTATAYEALEIQQMDEPAAVPLQHEGEDVTDANVEEIDLSSVHHPELCRAEIHLQGSVRDFHEGDSVTVGPTPLSKLLIEGTVDGKDDTSNILILRIESMRAPAGEAEH, encoded by the coding sequence ATGTCATCGATCGAACTGACGCCCAGTCAGAAGACAATTCTCAACGCGCTTATCAATCTCCACAGGGAGACCGAGGACGCCGTCAAGGGGGAGGATATCGCCGAGGAGGTCGACCGCAACCCCGGCACCATCCGCAACCAGATGCAGAGCCTGAAGGCGCTCCAGCTCGTCGAGGGCGTTCCGGGCCCGAAGGGCGGCTACAAGCCGACCGCGACGGCCTACGAGGCCCTCGAGATCCAGCAGATGGACGAGCCCGCCGCCGTCCCGCTCCAGCACGAGGGCGAGGACGTGACCGACGCAAACGTCGAGGAGATCGACCTGAGCAGCGTCCACCACCCCGAACTCTGCCGCGCCGAGATCCACCTGCAGGGGTCGGTACGCGACTTCCACGAGGGCGATTCGGTCACCGTCGGCCCGACCCCGCTCTCGAAGCTCCTGATCGAGGGGACCGTCGACGGCAAGGACGACACCAGCAACATCCTCATCCTGCGGATCGAGAGCATGCGGGCGCCCGCCGGCGAAGCGGAGCACTGA
- the rocF gene encoding arginase produces the protein MTDTVRVIGAPADYGANRRGVDMGPSAIRYAGLADAVESTGAGYVDGGDLPAPRPEERDPDREPPAVGDAKFLREIEGVCRRLRDATATAIGDGETPLVLGGDHSIAMGSLGGAARDASVGVVWFDAHGDFNTPETTPSGNVHGMPLAAALGRGEIGATEWGRAAGLDAENVALVGLRSLDDPEKEAIRGSDVTAFTMSDIDERGITEVTEAALDVATDGTEGVHVSLDLDWLDPNEAPGVGTPVRGGVTYREAHSAMETVAEYDALRSMELVEVNPILDQHNETAELAVELAASAFGRRVL, from the coding sequence ATGACCGACACCGTGAGAGTCATCGGAGCGCCCGCGGACTACGGGGCGAACCGCCGCGGCGTGGACATGGGGCCGTCGGCGATCCGGTACGCCGGCCTGGCCGACGCGGTCGAGAGCACCGGCGCGGGTTACGTCGACGGCGGCGACCTCCCGGCACCGCGGCCCGAGGAGCGCGACCCGGACCGGGAACCGCCGGCGGTCGGCGACGCGAAGTTCCTCCGCGAGATCGAGGGCGTCTGTCGCCGCCTGCGCGACGCGACCGCGACCGCGATCGGCGACGGGGAGACGCCGCTCGTGCTCGGGGGCGACCACTCCATCGCGATGGGCTCTCTCGGCGGTGCCGCACGCGACGCATCCGTCGGCGTCGTCTGGTTCGACGCCCACGGCGACTTCAACACCCCCGAGACCACGCCGAGCGGCAACGTCCACGGGATGCCGCTCGCCGCCGCGCTCGGCCGCGGGGAGATCGGTGCGACGGAGTGGGGCAGGGCCGCCGGACTCGACGCTGAGAACGTCGCGCTCGTCGGCCTCCGGAGCCTCGACGACCCCGAGAAGGAGGCGATCCGGGGCAGCGACGTGACCGCGTTCACCATGTCCGACATCGACGAACGCGGGATCACGGAGGTCACCGAGGCGGCGCTCGACGTCGCCACCGACGGGACCGAGGGCGTCCACGTCAGCCTCGACCTGGACTGGCTGGACCCCAACGAGGCCCCTGGCGTCGGGACGCCGGTCCGGGGCGGCGTCACCTACCGTGAGGCCCACTCGGCGATGGAGACCGTCGCTGAGTACGACGCGTTGCGGTCGATGGAACTGGTCGAGGTCAACCCCATCCTCGACCAACACAACGAGACGGCCGAACTGGCCGTCGAACTCGCCGCGAGCGCGTTCGGCCGGCGGGTCCTGTAA